GTTTAAACGCAACCCGGCGCAGGTGCTGCGCACTGCTGGTGAGAAGCCCGTGGCTGTGCTCAACCACAATCGCCCGGCCTTCTACATGATCACCCCCAAGCTCTTTGAGGCGCTGGTTGAAGAGGCCGCTGACCGCGACTTGGTCGAACTTGTGCGCAGCCGCCTGGCTTCCGAAGACCAAGCCATCGAGGTCGACATTGACAAAATCTGACGCTAAGAAGACCGCCGCCCGGTACCGCTTGAAGTTTGTGCCGCAGGCGCTGGCCGAGTGGGAAGCCTTGGACGGCAGCGTCAAGGAGCCGTTAAGAAAAGCCCTCAAAAAGCGTATTGAGCAACCCCATGTGCCGGGCTCCCTATTGCATGGCGACTTGCATCACTGCTACAAGATCAAACTGCGCAAACAGGGCTGGCGCCTGATCTATCGGGTCAAGGATGAAGTTTTAATCGTCATGGTGATGGCAGTCGCTAAACGTGAGGATGGTGTTGCCTATCGGCTCGCTGTCGAACGCATGGCATCGGATAAAAATTAAGCTTGGGGTGGGTTTTTACGAGCATCGGCGCGAGCCGCAGCGTGAAGGGTTTGACCTAGAAAATGAATTCGTGCCCCTTTGATTCAAAAGAATCGCGCGCTAGTCCAGATTGGCGAATAATCGACTGCAAGGTTCCAGCAGGCGTCGCCGCGTCTCCTCTGCGGGCGAGGGCGGCAACAATTGGAACAACTGGAGAGGAACAACAAGATGCCATACGTCACCTCGGTTGAACGCATTGGAATCGAGAAAGGCATGCAGCAGGGTCTGAAGAAGGGCATGCAGGAAGGCATGCAGCAGGGCATGCAGCAGGGCGCAGCCGGGGTACTCTTACAACTGATGGCCCGCCGTTTCGGCCCCCTGGATGAAGCCACCCGCGCGCGCATCGCCAAAGCCGATCCAGACAGATTACTCGAGTGGTCTGAGCGCATTCTCGACGCCCCGACGCTCAATGACGTGCTCCACTAAAAACTGGGCGAGCGGTTAGGCAGCATGACCGAGAATCCAGACAACCCCATGTCTTCGTCAACGGGCTTGTTTGAACGCTCTATCGGCCCAACGCCAAAATGGCCGGAACCCGTAGCTGCCGATTTTCGTAACATCGCCTGATCGTCTCTTCTATCGCCCGCGCGAAGGCAACCGAGGCGACCAGATAGCCATCGCAGCCCAGGCGCATAGCCTCTTCCAGGCTGATGATTTTGTGGCCGAGCAACCGCAGCCCGTGGAGTTTCGGATTACTGTCCACCACGGCGACGATGGCCAGGCCCTGCTCGCGCGCGGCTGTCAGCATGGTCAGGCCGATCTGGCCGGCGCCATAGAGCGCGACCTTGCGCAAACCCTGCTCAAGGGCGCGCTCAACCAGCGTCTGGGCGAGAAACCGATAGTCGGTATCGTTAAACAGCCGGCGCCGTTCGGCCTTAAGAAATCCTGGATACGCCGCTGTGACAACGCCTTGCGGCCAGCGCAGTTCATCGTACAGATAGCCCCAGCCGCCACGGGCGCGCTGCATGAAAGCTTCCGGCCCCAGCTCGGCCAGCAGCGCCTGGTCAGCCTCGGTGCAGATCCGACTGCGCGCGTCAGTCCCGACATTGTCCTCGAACTCCAAGCGCCCGATTGCCCGCGCTTCCGCCGCCGTCGGCAGTTCCAGCAAGCGCTCTAATTGCCGCCCCAGCGCCAAGCGGGCCGCCGGGGTGAGAAAATGCTCTGGTTTCACAAAGGCGGTCGCATGCGCCACATGCTGCCAAGCCAACGTCATGCCGCGCCGACCGCTGTCGATCAGCCGCTGTTGCGGCGGGTTTTCGACCCAATGCGCGGTGACGGGCTCGACCCGCCCTGCGGCATTTCGCCGGTAGCCGAGCGTCGTCCCGATGCCCTGAGTCAGCAACACCTCAATGACCTCATGACTGCGATTCACCAGCTGAGCGAGGCGCAGCCCTTCAGGATCAAACCCGAAAAAGCTCAGGAACCGATGCCCGTCGAGCACATGCTCCAGCGCGTTGGCCTTGGCGTGAAAAAGATAATGCGTCAGCTCCCGTTTCTCCGCCGCCTTCGGATCAGCGATGGATTGGGCCAAATTTGCCAGCGTATCGCCATTCGGACCCAGATCGACAAAACCAACGCGCGCCGCTGGCCCGAGCACCTGCTGGCTATACTCCCGCAACAGCGCACGCGCCTCGGCACTTGCGATGCGCGCCTGCTCCTGCACCGGCGCCGAACTAACCCAAGCAGAAAACGCCGGATCGCTCACCAGATCACGCAGCCGCTCATCCAGCCGCCCGACCAGTGCGCCGTCCGGGAGCGGCAGGCGCAGTTCCCTGATCAGATCGCGCAGCCGAAAATGCCGCCTACGCACATAATGATCGAGCGCCCGCGCATCCAGCGCCTCCATCGCGGGCACGAAAGCCGCGCGTCGGGACACATAAAAATCCACAACCGGAATCGGATGCCCCAGATGCTGACCCGCAGCGCGCAGCAAAGGCCCAAACACAGTCGCCTCCCGCATCACAGGACAGAGCAACTCGAGCCGGCGCGCAATCGCATCTTGCATCACCCAGAGCGCGAAGAAGGCCAAGGGCGGCCCAAGCACCATCGCGCCAAGGTCGAACAAGGCCACCCCATCGGGATCGGCAGTAACGTCAGGCGATGCCGCCGGCAGAGAACCAAGCCCCCGCGCGGCACGCGACACATCGCCGTTAGATTGGGACATCCCCAGCAGCGCCTCGCGTTCGCGCCAATCGCCTTGGTTGGCAGCGACCGAAAAATGACGGGCATGCAAACCAAGCGCCCGAGGTTGCAGCACATCGCTGCTCAGATTGTCCCCAATGTGCAGAATCTCATCGGGTTTGATGGGCGCGACCTGATCGAGCAATACACCGAAAAGCGCCCCATCCGTCTTACTCTTGCAGTGTTCATTCGACAGCACCAGCGCCGGAAAAGCATCCCCCGAAATGCCGGCTTTCGCGAGCAAGCGGATGATGAACGCGCGGGAAAAGTAGGTATCCGAAGTCAGGCAGAGCGAAATGCCTCGCGCCCCGGCTGTTATCAGAAAATCGCGCGTATAAGGGTTTGGGAAACTCAGCGCGTACTCGACTTCGAGCTCAAGCTCCAGCAGTCGCCCCGGTTCCGGCAGCGTAGGCGGTGCCTCGGCCCAGATGTGCTCAAGCGTCACCTCACTCGACCCGGTCTCCGAGCGCGCCCGCTGTCGCGCCCGGCGCTGCATGCGCACGCGCAATTCCGCGAAGCCATGCGGATCAAGCGGCGGGGCGAGCAAGCCCTCGGAGATGGCCTGCTCCCCCAAATAAAGGAAGACATCGCGCGGGTCGCCCACCGCGCGATGCAACAAGGTATCGAAAATATCGAGCGAAATCAGTCGGCAGGCAGGGGGGATCTGGCC
Above is a genomic segment from Thiorhodovibrio litoralis containing:
- a CDS encoding type II toxin-antitoxin system prevent-host-death family antitoxin encodes the protein MKAIYADYTISMSEFKRNPAQVLRTAGEKPVAVLNHNRPAFYMITPKLFEALVEEAADRDLVELVRSRLASEDQAIEVDIDKI
- a CDS encoding type II toxin-antitoxin system RelE family toxin, giving the protein MTKSDAKKTAARYRLKFVPQALAEWEALDGSVKEPLRKALKKRIEQPHVPGSLLHGDLHHCYKIKLRKQGWRLIYRVKDEVLIVMVMAVAKREDGVAYRLAVERMASDKN
- a CDS encoding DUF4351 domain-containing protein, yielding MPYVTSVERIGIEKGMQQGLKKGMQEGMQQGMQQGAAGVLLQLMARRFGPLDEATRARIAKADPDRLLEWSERILDAPTLNDVLH